A genomic window from Motacilla alba alba isolate MOTALB_02 chromosome 2, Motacilla_alba_V1.0_pri, whole genome shotgun sequence includes:
- the HIGD1A gene encoding HIG1 domain family member 1A, mitochondrial: protein MSPSQESVYPDYETETSQTSKLIKKFKETPFVPIGMAGFTAVVAYGLYKLKHRGDMKLSLHLIHMRVAAQGFAVGALTCGVLYSMFREYVVKPKE from the exons ATGTCACCCAGCCAGGAATCCGTTTACCCTGACTATGAGACAGAGACCAGCCAAACCTCGAAGCTGATAAAAAAATTTAAGGAGACACCATTTGTGCCCATTG GGATGGCTGGTTTCACTGCCGTGGTTGCCTACGGGCTGTACAAGCTGAAGCACAGAGGTGACATGAAACTGTCCCTTCACCTGATCCACATGCGTGTGGCAGCCCAGGGCTTCGCCGTGGGAGCCCTGACGTGTG GAGTGCTGTATTCCATGTTCCGGGAGTACGTGGTGAAGCCCAAGGAATAG